In one window of Henckelia pumila isolate YLH828 chromosome 1, ASM3356847v2, whole genome shotgun sequence DNA:
- the LOC140864442 gene encoding uncharacterized protein, producing the protein MRIQPIDCRESSLRNDTGKAPVSKSRLKRLLDKQFTGVLWISSADKSATAAAAAEFEPNSVCLDKMVESFMEENGEKHLPSAAKCGRCNCFNGNSNDCSDDESDFFSDHAIANSSFIDPSDAIKSLIPCATVAERNLLAETSKIVEKNKSCNRKDDLRKMVADELIALHYDASVCKSKWENSYSIPAGKSLTGFQ; encoded by the exons ATGAGAATTCAGCCGATCGATTGCAGAGAATCGTCGCTCCGAAATGACACCGGGAAAGCGCCGGTGTCGAAATCTCGGCTGAAACGGCTTCTCGACAAGCAGTTCACTGGTGTTCTGTGGATTTCGTCGGCTGATAAGTCAGCTACTGCTGCTGCTGCCGCTGAGTTTGAGCCGAACTCGGTCTGTTTGGATAAAATGGTTGAGAGTTTCATGGAAGAGAACGGCGAGAAACACTTGCCGTCCGCCGCAAAATGTGGCCGTTGCAATTGCTTTAACGGCAACAGCAACGACTGCTCCGATGATGAATCCGATTTCTTCTCCGATCATGCTATCGCTAATTCTTCTTTCATCGATCCTTCAGATGCTATTAAG AGTTTGATACCTTGCGCGACCGTAGCGGAGAGAAATTTATTGGCAGAAACATCGAAAATCGTCGAGAAGAACAAAAGCTGCAATAGGAAAGATGATTTGAGGAAAATGGTCGCAGATGAATTGATTGCTCTCCATTACGACGCCTCTGTTTGTAAATCGAAATGGGAAAATTCTTACTCCATTCCAGCCGGTAAATCTCTCACCGGATTTCAATAA